One part of the Sneathia vaginalis genome encodes these proteins:
- a CDS encoding DUF441 domain-containing protein has product MSKYILLIIIALLSIFSKNKIMLYATLTVLILALLPYHEKNLNIAKTMGIRIGLYVITVAILAPIALGMISFDQLGKTLVGYKGIIAIIAGIGTSILSTKGIQLQVINPQIVIAVSIGTIVGLVVFKGTASGPIIASGATYAIFQLIDKFK; this is encoded by the coding sequence ATGAGTAAGTATATATTGTTAATAATAATAGCGTTATTAAGCATATTTAGTAAGAATAAAATAATGCTTTATGCGACACTTACAGTTTTAATATTAGCACTACTTCCATATCATGAAAAAAATCTTAATATTGCAAAGACTATGGGTATACGAATAGGGCTATACGTCATAACGGTTGCAATATTAGCACCTATTGCACTTGGTATGATAAGTTTTGATCAGTTAGGTAAGACTTTAGTTGGATATAAAGGGATAATAGCAATAATAGCAGGTATTGGTACTTCTATACTATCAACTAAAGGTATACAACTACAAGTAATTAATCCACAAATAGTAATAGCAGTTAGTATAGGAACAATAGTAGGGTTAGTTGTGTTTAAAGGGACAGCATCTGGCCCTATTATCGCAAGTGGAGCAACTTATGCAATTTTTCAATTAATAGATAAGTTTAAATAA
- the coaBC gene encoding bifunctional phosphopantothenoylcysteine decarboxylase/phosphopantothenate--cysteine ligase CoaBC, with product MKMVLIIVSSSIACYKAVDVCSSLKKLGYNVKVIMTKNATKMISPLIFETLTKNKVYVDMFCDKDSNYVSHIQLVKEASKVIVLPATANLIAKMANGIADDFASTALLVAKPKDIMVFPAMNTNMYENCITQKNISTLRNYGMSIIEPVTGHLACDDIGKGKLPGVDFVLDNIVFFLEKTNEYMNKNILITAGGTREKIDPVRYITNNSSGKMGYSLAKMASLMGANVTLVSTRRNLKLPVNLKEVIYCDSAQEMYDIVMSKKNNMDYIIKCAAVSDFKVKNVCDKKIKKDDMKEFKIDLELNKDILLELSKTENRHFTLVGFAAESNNIMENAKKKLKKKNLDYLILNDISDKSIGFNSDYNEVYVLSKNDEVKKIQKDTKDNIAKKILESIKENNYE from the coding sequence ATGAAAATGGTTTTAATAATAGTAAGCAGTAGCATAGCTTGCTATAAGGCAGTTGATGTTTGTTCTAGCTTAAAAAAACTAGGGTATAACGTTAAGGTTATTATGACAAAGAATGCTACTAAGATGATAAGTCCATTAATATTTGAAACTTTAACTAAGAATAAGGTATATGTAGATATGTTTTGCGATAAGGACTCTAATTATGTATCGCATATACAATTAGTAAAAGAAGCAAGTAAAGTGATAGTATTGCCTGCAACAGCAAATTTGATAGCAAAAATGGCAAATGGAATAGCAGATGATTTTGCAAGCACAGCACTTTTGGTTGCAAAGCCTAAGGATATTATGGTGTTTCCTGCAATGAATACAAATATGTATGAAAATTGTATAACACAAAAAAATATATCTACATTAAGAAATTATGGAATGAGTATTATTGAACCAGTAACTGGTCATTTAGCCTGTGATGATATAGGGAAAGGGAAGTTACCTGGTGTAGACTTTGTACTAGATAATATTGTATTTTTCTTAGAAAAAACAAATGAATATATGAATAAAAATATATTAATTACAGCAGGTGGAACAAGAGAAAAAATTGATCCAGTTAGATATATTACTAATAACTCTAGTGGTAAAATGGGATATAGCTTAGCTAAGATGGCAAGTTTAATGGGAGCTAATGTTACATTAGTTTCAACAAGAAGAAATTTAAAGTTACCTGTAAATTTAAAAGAAGTAATATACTGTGACAGTGCACAAGAAATGTATGATATAGTAATGAGCAAGAAAAACAATATGGACTATATTATAAAATGTGCTGCTGTATCAGATTTTAAAGTGAAAAATGTATGCGATAAGAAGATAAAAAAAGATGATATGAAAGAATTTAAGATAGACTTAGAGTTAAATAAAGATATACTTTTAGAGCTATCTAAAACAGAAAATAGACATTTTACCTTAGTAGGATTTGCTGCAGAATCAAATAATATTATGGAAAATGCAAAAAAGAAATTAAAAAAGAAAAATCTAGATTATTTAATACTAAATGATATATCCGACAAGAGTATAGGCTTTAATTCGGACTATAACGAAGTATATGTATTAAGTAAGAATGATGAAGTAAAAAAGATACAAAAGGATACAAAAGATAATATAGCAAAGAAAATATTAGAAAGTATAAAGGAGAACAACTATGAATGA
- the pepT gene encoding peptidase T, producing the protein MNETLLERFIRYTKINTRSDERSNTTPTTKVQEDFLFMLKKELEDLGLKDIHITPGWFLTATLPANTKKDYAKVGFISHVDTADFNSIGINPQVIQNYDGRDIVLNKEKNICMTVEKFPNLKKYVGKTLVTTDGTTLLGSDDKSGIVAIFDAIIYLLKHPEIEHGEVRIAFGPDEEIGRGADSFDVKDFNCDYAYTLDGGPLGELEYESFNAAQIEYTIEGISVHPGTAKDQMVNANLIAAKIAGMFPEKEVPEKTEGYEGFYLLHNMETRIEEAKMTYIIRDHDKQKFEARKQFCIDVAKKIEQEYGNIIHYNLFDQYYNMGDLIKDDMRSVNIAKKAMENLGISVEVKPIRGGTDGSKITYMGLMCPNLFVGGENFHGQYEIACVEDMLKARDTVLEIVRLSQR; encoded by the coding sequence ATGAATGAAACACTATTGGAAAGATTTATTCGTTATACAAAGATAAATACAAGATCAGATGAAAGAAGTAATACAACACCAACAACAAAGGTACAAGAAGACTTTTTGTTTATGCTAAAAAAAGAATTAGAAGATTTAGGATTAAAAGACATTCATATAACTCCTGGGTGGTTTTTAACAGCAACATTGCCTGCTAATACAAAAAAGGACTATGCAAAAGTTGGATTTATCTCTCATGTGGATACAGCAGATTTTAATTCTATAGGAATAAACCCACAAGTTATACAAAACTATGATGGTAGAGATATTGTGTTAAATAAGGAAAAGAATATATGTATGACTGTTGAAAAGTTCCCTAATTTAAAAAAATATGTAGGTAAGACTCTAGTTACAACAGATGGAACAACTCTATTAGGTTCTGATGATAAGTCAGGTATTGTTGCAATATTTGATGCTATTATCTATCTATTAAAACATCCTGAAATAGAACATGGAGAAGTTAGAATAGCATTTGGACCAGATGAAGAAATAGGTAGAGGTGCAGATAGTTTTGATGTAAAGGACTTTAACTGTGATTATGCATATACATTAGATGGAGGTCCTTTAGGAGAGCTAGAATATGAAAGTTTTAATGCTGCACAAATTGAGTATACAATAGAAGGAATATCAGTTCATCCAGGAACAGCTAAAGATCAAATGGTTAATGCTAATTTAATAGCAGCCAAAATTGCAGGAATGTTCCCAGAAAAAGAAGTTCCAGAAAAGACAGAAGGATATGAAGGCTTTTATCTATTACACAATATGGAAACAAGAATAGAAGAAGCTAAGATGACATATATTATACGTGATCATGACAAACAAAAATTTGAAGCTAGAAAACAATTTTGTATAGATGTAGCAAAGAAAATAGAACAAGAATATGGTAATATTATACATTACAACCTATTTGATCAGTACTATAACATGGGAGATTTAATTAAAGATGATATGAGAAGTGTGAATATAGCGAAAAAGGCTATGGAAAACTTAGGTATATCAGTTGAAGTTAAGCCAATAAGAGGAGGAACAGATGGTTCTAAGATAACATATATGGGATTAATGTGTCCTAATCTTTTTGTTGGTGGAGAAAATTTCCATGGTCAATATGAAATAGCTTGTGTTGAAGATATGTTGAAAGCAAGAGACACAGTCTTAGAAATAGTAAGATTATCTCAAAGATAG